From one Anopheles bellator chromosome 1, idAnoBellAS_SP24_06.2, whole genome shotgun sequence genomic stretch:
- the LOC131215529 gene encoding cytochrome b5 has protein sequence MPAEVTQYTMADVALHDGKNGTRTWIVVSDVVYDVTDYMENHPGGSELITEWAGKDGTKDFDDFGHSSDAMKELKTLQIGVLVEEDRAKNRKAKAAKSATAEQTEEESQPRKRRRFLLCC, from the exons ATGCCGGCGGAGGTTACACAGTACACGATGGCGGACGTGGCGTTACACGACGGCAAGAACGGTACGCGCACGTGGATCGTGGTCAGTGACGTAGTTTACGATGTCACCGATTACATGGAGAACCACCCGGGCGGCAGCGAGCTGATCACCGAGTGGGCCGGAAAGGATGGCACGAAAGACTTCGATGACTTTGGCCATTCGTCGGATGCGATGAAGGAGCTGAAAACGCTGCAAATCGGTGTTTTGGTTGAG GAGGATCGTGCCAAGAACCGGAAGGCGAAAGCGGCCAAAAGCGCCACCGCGGAGCAGACGGAAGAAGAATCGCAACCACGAAAGCGACGAAGGTTCCTCTTGTGCTGTTAG